One genomic segment of Sebastes fasciatus isolate fSebFas1 chromosome 17, fSebFas1.pri, whole genome shotgun sequence includes these proteins:
- the utp23 gene encoding rRNA-processing protein UTP23 homolog — protein MGLKRQKQAKKTISFYKYNFSFREPFQILIDGTFCQAALKNKIQIKEQMPKYLMGEVQLCTTNCALKELETLGKELYGAKIILQRFQSRRCPHLKEPVPASECLLSMLGDTNPHHYFVATQDHALTAGLKKIPGVPLLYIVLNTMVLDKPCQTSLDHVKAVQLGELVSTAQQQSIRSLKEEQGIDQKDGERKGKKRKRKRSHPNPLSCLKKKKGGPTPPKKKTEEGEKRKRSRNKKQRTEGGDASAPAVTKT, from the exons ATGGGGCTCAAGCGACAGAAACAAGCCAAGAAGACCATCAGCTTCTACAAATACAACTTCAGCTTCAGGGAGCCCTTTCAGATCCTCATCGATGGGACTTTCTGTCAGGCTGCTCTGAAGAACAAGATCCAGATCAAAGAGCAGATGCCCAAATACCTGATGGGAGAGGTGCAGCTGTGCACCACAAA CTGTGCACTGAAAGAACTGGAGACTCTGGGAAAAGAGCTGTACGGAGCCAAAATCATCCTGCAGAGGTTTCAGTCGAGGAGATGTCCACATTTGAAGGAGCCTGTCCCGGCTTCAGAGTGTCTGCTGTCCATGCTGGGGGACACAAACCCACACCACTACTTTGTTGCTACACAG GACCACGCTCTAACTGCAGGCCTGAAGAAGATCCCGGGCGTTCCTCTGCTCTACATCGTCCTCAACACCATGGTGCTGGACAAGCCCTGCCAGACGTCCCTCGACCACGTCAAGGCCGTCCAGCTGGGAGAGCTGGTGAGCACGGCTCAGCAGCAGAGCATCCGCAGCCTGAAAGAGGAGCAGGGCATCGACCAGAAGGAcggagagaggaaagggaagaagaggaagaggaaacgGAGCCATCCCAACCCTCTGAGCtgcctgaagaagaagaaaggcggGCCGACACCGCCGAAGAAGAAAAcggaggagggggagaagagGAAAAGAAGTAGAAATAAGAAACAAAGGACTGAGGGAGGAGACGCGTCTGCTCCTGCGGTTACAAAAACATAG
- the rad21b gene encoding RAD21 cohesin complex component b codes for MFYAHFVLSKRGPLAKIWLAAHWDKKLTKAHVFECNLESSVESIISPKVKMALRTSGHLLLGVVRIYHRKAKYLLADCNEAFIKIKMAFRPGVVDLPEENREAAYNAITLPEEFHDFDQPLPDLDDIDVAQQFNLNQSRVEEITMREEVGNLNLLQDNDFADFGMDDREMMREESAFEVDIMGVSASNLLLEAEGVPNPMADKSNHLEYDDQYKDDFGDNPMESTEGGMLVDKLLSNEDGDGIFDDPPAIAESVMMPQDHGDDDDDFDALSAGAPDSPDSGPTKPLPAMADQAEQTTLVHNEEETFALEPIDITVKETKAKRKRKLIVDSVKELDSKTIRAQLSDYSDIVTTLDLAPPTKKLMMWKETGGVEKLFSLPAQPLWNARLLKMFTRCLTPLVPDELRKRRKGGEADSLDEFLKDLENPEVPREETAGPQQRDILDQTIMEEASVLQTSAVEGSRTTLDESAMPPPSPQRGLKRKAQDTEPALPMGALDQQQQPQGTSASNVPQQLEASNVDLPTEEPTNISQMIELDLLGDKDKKNDDDESDEEEEEAQGGDQDQEERRWNKRTQQMLHGLQRVMAKTGAQSVGLLELCRNNNKKQAAAKFYSFLVLKKQQAVELVQEEPYSDIIATPGPRFHII; via the exons ATGTTTTATGCCCACTTTGTCCTCAGCAAACGTGGGCCGCTGGCCAAAATCTGGCTGGCGGCCCACTGGGACAAGAAGCTGACCAAGGCTCATGTGTTTGAGTGCAATCTGGAGAGCAGCGTGGAGAGCATCATCTCACCCAAG GTGAAAATGGCTTTACGAACATCAGGGCATCTGCTGCTGGGGGTGGTGAGGATCTACCACAGGAAGGCCAAGTACCTGCTGGCAGATTGTAACGAGGCCTTCATCAAGATCAAGATGGCGTTTAGACCAG GCGTGGTGGATCTTCCAGAGGAGAACAGAGAAGCAGCCTACAACGCCATCACGCTGCCCGAGGAGTTCCATGACTTTGACCAGCCGCTACCAGACCTAGA TGATATTGACGTCGCTCAGCAGTTCAACTTGAACCAGAGCAGAGTGGAGGAGATCACCATGAGAGAGGAGGTGGGCAACCTCAACCTGCTGCAGGACAATGACTTCG CTGACTTTGGCATGGACGACCGGGAGATGATGCGGGAGGAGAGTGCGTTCGAGGTGGACATCATGGGAGTGTCAGCTTCCAACCTGCTGCTGGAGGCTGAGGGTGTACCTAACCCGATGGCCGACAAGTCCAACCATCTGGAGTACGACGACCAGTACAAGGACGACTTCGGAGACAACCCCATGGAGAGCACTGAGGGAGGCATGCTGG TGGACAAGCTGCTGAGCAACGAGGATGGAGACGGCATCTTCGACGACCCTCCCGCCATCGCGGAGAGCGTGATGATGCCTCAGGACCACggagacgacgacgacgactTTGATGCTCTCTCAG CGGGAGCCCCAGATAGTCCAGACTCAGGCCCAACGAAGCCCCTACCGGCCATGGCAGACCAGGCAGAGCAGACCACCCTGGTTCACAACGAGGAAGAAACCTTCGCCCTGGAGCCGATCGACATCACAG TGAAGGAGACCAAGGCGAAGCGTAAGAGGAAGCTGATTGTGGACAGCGTGAAGGAGCTGGACAGTAAAACCATCCGTGCGCAGCTGTCCGATTACTCTGACATCGTCACCACTCTGGACCTGGCGCCACCCACCAAGAAGCTGATGATGTGGAAGGAGACGGGAGGAGTCGAGAagctcttctctctccctgctcagcctctctggaATGCCAGGCTGCTTAAG atgTTTACAAGGTGTCTGACACCACTGGTACCAGACgagctgaggaagaggaggaaaggtgGAGAGGCCGACAGTCTGGATGAGTTCCTCAAGGATCTGGAGAACCCGGAGGTGCCCAGAGAGGAAACCGCAGGACCCCAGCAGAGAGACATCCTGG ACCAGACCATCATGGAAGAGGCCAGTGTTCTGCAGACGTCAGCTGTGGAAGGCAGCAGGACGACGCTGGACGAGTCGGCCATGCCCCCTCCGTCCCCCCAACGCGGCCTCAAACGCAAAGCCCAGGACACAGAACCAGCCCTGCCT ATGGGAGCTTTGGACCAGCAACAACAGCCGCAGGGGACCAGCGCCTCCAATGTTCCCCAGCAGCTGGAGGCCTCCAATGTGGATCTGCCTACAGAGGAACCCACTAACATCAGCCAGATGATAGAGCTGGACCTGCTTGGCGACAAGGACAAGAAGAACGACGACGACGAATCTGATGAGGAGG agGAGGAGGCGCAGGGaggagaccaggaccaggaggagaggaggtggaacAAGAGAACCCAGCAGATGCTCCATGGCCTCCAG AGGGTGATGGCCAAAACAGGCGCCCAGTCGGTCGGCCTGCTGGAACTGTGcaggaacaacaacaagaagcagGCGGCAGCTAAGTTCTACAGTTTCTTGGTCCTGAAGAAGCAGCAGGCGGTGGAGCTCGTCCAGGAGGAGCCTTACAGCGACATAATAGCTACGCCCGGACCTCGCTTCCACATCATCTAG